The nucleotide sequence AATAAGAAATCACTACAAAACACATGGACGAAGCAGCAAAATGCTTTTCATCTACAGGTAAGACTACAATTTACAAGAATGTtgtgtctgttttctctcaAAGTAAAACCAAATTATACACAGTGCTTTacaggaaacaaaaaatgactCGTGAGCAAACAAAGGAGCAGCATAAAGCATTACCAAAAAATTATATCATCAACAGAACTCCCCACAATgttcaaaaatgtaattttgactTCAAATTCAGTGACTCATTTAATATAGAACTGAATGTGCATGTTTTTTCTGTGCCACCAGTGGGCACCAGGCCCTTAAAGATGAGAGCAAGAAAACTACTTCAGGTTTATTTCTATCAACTCAAAAGCGGTCTTCAGGGTCAGTCGGTGATGCAAGTTTCAAAGTATCTGTCCTTGCAGCCAATAATGCTGCGTTCAAGAGCAGCCTTCAGAATTGTGGTGCCGTTGCCTCTCTGGAATGAGCTGGAAAGGAAATAAACTAGTCTATAGGCTTCTTGAAAAGATCTTTAATAAAAGACCATAAACAAAGGCCTTCTATTGGAAAACATTCTAATATACTGGCCGCCATTCATTTGAGTGTAGGCCTACCCTTAAAGTTCTGTCATGATAAGGAAGGCTAAAAAGAGAGCACACCTAAAGTTGCAGTTACATCATGCATATGTTATGCCCAATATCTCCTAACCTTCATTCAATACCCTTGCCCTGCATTTCAGTACCCATACTACCACACGATGTagcatgccagaaaaagatttagcaTGTCCCAATACATACATAGTATGTCTAATGCAGtttgccaaaaataccaggatgtcctACTACATTCAGTTGTACTTTGCAGTATGCAGGCCAGCAGGCTTTTCTGGctacccacaatcctctgtgcAGATGACAGCAGGACAGCTCCTTGCCAGCTGCAAAACAGAGTATATTCCCACAGGCTCCGATgtcaaaatgcccaactttacagtataaataaacatgtttacagcctgggacaaaaatggttttggtctctatacaTAATTTTAGCATTCATGACAATTAATTCGTttttgggtgatttttttttccaactcacCTATTAACATTTTAGCAAGGCCCAAAGTTACACATTAAAGGTGGGgccgcttgagtgacaggctgcctgCAAGGTGTGGCAGCACTCTTAGAGTCAAATCCACCCATTGGTCATCCACAACTCCACCCTCTAGTCTAAAcatgatcacttctggctccaaaaaatccaagatggcaaccaccaaaatgctgaactcaaaacaccagtccacaaactaatgggtgactTCACGATAGCTATGTCcatgtgtgcatactgcatgcaacaatACATACTTTGTAAAGGTAGCTGCAGTACCTGACAAAAGGTATGAGACAAAAGGTATGAATGCAGCCTTGGTTTATTTTACTGTCATGTCCAAGAGCTCAACTCTCCTCAAGCAGGACTAGATGTGGCTGCAGACATActatggttagggttaggagaAGATGTCAGAAAAGAGTGTTGTGCAGTGAAGTGAGAGGTCTGCAAGACTACATCTAGACCCATGGACTCTTCTTGCTGTCCTCTTTTTGATGAtgtcaaaaacatgaatgaagtgATGAGTGACACCTGCTTCTCTTTTACTGTCAACTGTGATCATTTTTGTTAACTGTTATAATATTATAATCTTATGAATGGTTATCTTCACACAGTGTTATGCAAATTCCTGtcataatgttagctaactagcatACAGTCTGTGCATTACCCCCCCAGTGTTAACTCCATGGCTACAGTCTTGGAGCATTTTGGAGCAATCTACAGTATTTTCTGAGgggtttaacttttttttctactaAAGTGTACTTAAAGTAGTGCTTATGGATTTATTAATCAATATGGTTCTAAAATTTAAAGCATAAGAATTCTCATTATTAATCCTCTGCTTTAAGGTCTCTTAACCACAGTGACATTCACTTAccttgtttaaatgttttttaaattagctACATATAATCCCTCTCCCTGGCTGAACCCAAAAATCTAAATACATGCAAATACTCTTATTCAGGTAGTATATTACATGTATAATGTTTAACATAGGTTCTCTAACACTACATGGCCACATTTTACCACCCGGCTCAAGGCTGGCAACCAAGAGGGAGGTCACATGGGGTAAAACCTATGGGTAAAACATACCTAAACTAAATTATTTAACCAAATAGCTAACTGCAAACCCAAATCATGAAATGTATAAACTATTTCCTTTCTTAGCATTTAAAGTCCTTCTGATATTTCTTTTGCCAGTTCTTGTGTTAATGCTTTCTTTATTCTAATGTATAATAATTAAATCTTTTGTATTGAATCAGACAATATGccataacacaaacacaaacacaataacacaaataaaaagtgAGCTGCATTCTGAATGTGCAGTACATATATGATTGGAGGTTATCAAAAAACGTGTTGAGTAATGATTTCTTTTGCCACGGGACAAAACTGCACAAGCTAAAATGTATGCAAAGCAAACTCATTGTACTAATTCAACTCATTATGTTCCTTGACTTTATGCCTGTGAATCCACTTGATCATTTTTGCAGTGATTAAGCTCTAGCACAAGAAATTGGCGAGGGCTGTCAAATAACTGTTCTATCAGCTGATCACATTCATCCGATAGTAGTATACTCAAAGTTAGATACACCTaggggtgcccagtagctcagcaggtagagcaggcatcccatgtgcaaaggcaatgtccttgctgtAGCGGCCATGGGCTGGGTTGCAGcttgtggccccttgctgcatgtcacctcCCTTCTCTCCCTGCCTTACACCCAATACTGGCttatctaataaaggcaaaagagccataaaaataattgaaaaaacaaaaaagatacgtctacagagacagacaaagtcTTCTGATTGGactctgcatttattttgtccatttttgtgCATGACTTGTTATGGATACTTGGATGGAATGGATCGGTATCACCGGAAATCGTGGGAGTAGTCCAGCCtatttcaagacattttaaaaatagcgTAACGGAACATtgggggatttatcttgctgctgctcagggaAGAAGCCCCTTGATTACAAAATCTCCCTGAAGAGTCTAAGTGCTAAAGTCTCTCTGTCAAACCTTAATCATCCCAtatctgtaattatttttactTCATCCATGTGTCTCTATTGATTGAAATGATATTGATACAATGGCTAAACTTGTGTGGAGCAATACTTGAactaatgacaaatgaaaattgTATCTGTGATCATGCAAAACATGCTCATATGGATTCAATTGCTGCGGCTGAAAAATGAACGTATAAATCTCCTATTTTGTAACATATTCTGAGACTTTTCTTAAACTTCATACATttcttttacatacattttatttaaaacgAAGACGCCCAACGACAATAAAGTCTGTCACAAATGAAGGGAAGTAGGACAGAGGAATCCAAATAAACTTGGCATCAAAGCCCGCACTATAACGTGTGCGTGGGAAGCGAGCTGTCAGTGCGTGCTCCATACATCTGGTCACCTTGGAGAGATCTGAATTGCTCACGCCCATGGAGAGGCCCTTGGCATTCACATCTGACAGgaagaacagagcagaggagtcatTCAGAATATTAATATGACGCTGTTACTGAGTGTGATCAACTGTACTTCCACTCACAGTCATCAAAGAATGCGTCTCCATAGGAGTCTTTGGCATCTTGAGGGAGGCGGGTCCACAGTCTCCTCAGGTCAGCTTGAACAGCATCCGGCCTGGAGATATCTGTCTTGAAGAAACCAGGCTCGATAATGCTCACTTTGATGCCAAAGCGCCGCATGTCCCTCCTGGGCACAAGAAGcaaaacatttgattttcttAGTGCATCTGGAGAGCTTTTTATTgagtattttactttaaaagttGGCTTACAACGtgttaatatttaaaaactttgcAGATGACCAACTGTCAGTGCAACTTTGAcatgagtatttccatttcatgctaCTTCTGCCCGCTACCTGAGGCTGTCTGAGAAGGCCTCCACTCCAAATTTGGACGGGCAGTATCCTCCACCAGTGAGAGCCACTCTGCCCAGAATACTGGCCACATTAACCACCCTGCCCTGGCTCTTTTTCAGCAGGGGCAGAAACTGGAGCGTCACATCAATAAGACCTATCAGATTCACATCCAAAACCTTCGTGAAATCTTCCAACTGCATCCATTCTATTCGACCGAAAGGTATCAACCTGCCGGCGTTGTTCACCAGACCCCACAGACCTGCAGAGAAACGAGGCAGGAACATTACCAGCGGATATCAACTTCAGATCCTC is from Epinephelus moara isolate mb chromosome 7, YSFRI_EMoa_1.0, whole genome shotgun sequence and encodes:
- the LOC126392661 gene encoding retinol dehydrogenase 7-like; protein product: MVSTDHLMTYLLEVILSHLALTCALLLATLAVIRWYIRDSYKVDGFTQKHVFITGCDSGFGNLLAKQLDGKGFHVIAACLTEKGAADLAAAASPRLKTLLLDVTDSGSIRRAVEFVSKEVGDAGLWGLVNNAGRLIPFGRIEWMQLEDFTKVLDVNLIGLIDVTLQFLPLLKKSQGRVVNVASILGRVALTGGGYCPSKFGVEAFSDSLRRDMRRFGIKVSIIEPGFFKTDISRPDAVQADLRRLWTRLPQDAKDSYGDAFFDDYVNAKGLSMGVSNSDLSKVTRCMEHALTARFPRTRYSAGFDAKFIWIPLSYFPSFVTDFIVVGRLRFK